From Paenibacillus sp. V4I7, one genomic window encodes:
- a CDS encoding glycosyltransferase, with product MQRSALIIEHLQQQRYKEAELAAKDMIRSNPLEAQNWVFLGEALMHQSYGDAANKAFQRAWLLDPEATWVAPVLEALKSVPSGDERVDIEGLLHVRKVSITAGIISYNMEDTIQRCLDSLQGAVDHIVLIDCSTDRTAELASGYPNVTIIPYEWTNDFAAARNTGLLHMHTDWVFWIDADEYLVKEDRDAVREAAGIYHDSVVPTILCLWQINQIQNHVKHNFSQTRLFPLGRGLRYWGRVHEQVGTESGIYNNEAARHKVKVRVFHDGYEPDIMASKQKIDRNLNLLRTMIEEDSDNPAWWFYMGRELLGAGKEADAVEALIEAERRAIPHPLFGRLLDIYKYLMDIYFQRKDWEQTAVYCTKALDYQSDFPDAHYMLAQVRMKQADQLYRDAESGFKKAKESFHSFRSIVSPNHEIGEWKADMALGDIAFCAGKFSTARTAYSNMLRQYPRLVKVVGQRLATIEAERQRLNNPK from the coding sequence ATGCAACGTAGCGCTCTTATCATCGAACATCTACAACAACAAAGATACAAGGAAGCAGAGTTGGCGGCAAAGGACATGATTAGGTCAAACCCCCTTGAAGCACAAAACTGGGTGTTTCTCGGAGAAGCATTAATGCATCAAAGCTACGGCGACGCCGCGAATAAAGCGTTCCAGCGAGCATGGCTGCTCGATCCGGAAGCTACATGGGTTGCTCCTGTGTTGGAAGCACTCAAATCAGTTCCTTCAGGCGATGAACGTGTAGATATCGAAGGCTTGCTTCACGTAAGGAAGGTCAGCATTACAGCAGGCATCATCTCGTATAATATGGAGGATACCATCCAGCGATGTTTAGACTCACTTCAAGGCGCAGTCGATCACATTGTTCTTATCGATTGTTCCACGGACCGCACAGCGGAGCTTGCATCGGGGTATCCCAATGTTACGATCATTCCTTATGAGTGGACGAACGATTTTGCCGCGGCTCGCAATACAGGATTGCTGCATATGCATACGGATTGGGTTTTTTGGATCGATGCAGACGAGTATTTAGTGAAAGAAGATAGAGATGCTGTCAGAGAGGCGGCAGGTATCTATCATGATTCGGTAGTACCAACTATTTTATGTTTGTGGCAAATCAATCAGATTCAAAATCATGTGAAACATAATTTCTCACAGACGAGATTATTTCCCCTGGGCCGTGGGCTTCGCTACTGGGGGAGGGTTCATGAACAGGTAGGAACGGAATCGGGTATTTATAACAATGAAGCCGCTCGTCACAAAGTAAAGGTTAGAGTGTTTCACGATGGATATGAACCAGATATTATGGCAAGTAAGCAGAAGATTGATCGGAACCTGAACTTGTTGCGAACAATGATTGAGGAAGATTCGGATAATCCAGCTTGGTGGTTCTATATGGGTAGAGAACTACTTGGAGCGGGTAAAGAAGCAGATGCGGTGGAGGCTCTGATCGAAGCGGAGCGAAGAGCGATACCTCACCCGCTTTTTGGAAGGTTGCTTGATATCTATAAATATCTAATGGATATTTATTTCCAACGCAAGGATTGGGAGCAGACAGCCGTGTATTGTACGAAAGCTTTGGATTACCAATCGGATTTCCCTGATGCGCACTATATGCTTGCACAAGTTCGAATGAAGCAAGCCGATCAGCTTTACAGAGATGCAGAGTCTGGCTTTAAAAAGGCGAAAGAATCATTCCATTCCTTTCGGAGTATCGTTTCCCCTAATCATGAGATTGGGGAGTGGAAGGCAGATATGGCTTTGGGAGACATCGCGTTTTGTGCAGGAAAGTTTTCTACAGCGAGGACAGCTTATTCTAATATGTTAAGGCAATATCCACGCCTGGTGAAAGTCGTTGGTCAACGACTCGCAACCATCGAAGCCGAACGCCAACGCTTAAATAATCCAAAGTAA
- a CDS encoding PKD domain-containing protein encodes MPLNIPISVGGPAILTAPKVGKYRLTVKTKEDWGLTNTRSYVVDIKNDSPEVSFTVTSANPEPPLFHTTLENEMLMAYGDQWQGSSLTNPNLNKVKDIGFTYNTATNGLTSHYGKQPFNGPATGLTITPEQYQKTNYNAWHTFPVPQLFNTQFLGNRYGVGSIGSIPFFDGTNTRIDGGLGNTYDYVQQKYIPNKPTPDNPGKYLAYDAKGGAYSVDYNAYNYNDNDYIETWTIYRKTADGTVSWKRSGQYNYDGCSGDCSSSESGVRSPHPNLKLNNDGTKVSLGGTYSYGCWCVVTTWLDVETGLEVPANTVTPAPTLTGIYEDSEVYLYREQPMNLTTDTYSSGSWGSSSNRAGTISEYFVSYNKQTGVTKKLEIYKDIYFNNRSRYEDGSVIRGDGSDSDSSTLVDVNYSVSADGYVYIVDGMNKIVVADKYANQLASYTTKGTRPTNTFSHEQTLQERFRYTVSSAGLSADGEFQVVLQEEHYKLRRWNFQWTSCGSCSVGSYVSHYDEDDSQSERKFYYYKINGGTTSPSSYALAEIGQTMKKDTSVADADYVFDFLQSSVNTNVNAPSGLIFRATNNNTMYRLEFTTNKISLSKFVGGVRTELQSTPVWLSTTSFNNMKVSVRGGKIKVRMGTVPIMEVTDLAITEGTYGFFIGGYGSHFRNFYVKVPIVDNNKISDTGIVGEELTYSTEFVDPESDDHLISKDKWKYEQTNSTKFLDSGDGKSGLSAYNNQTFNGDPIKTLDKVGVYKLTFIGADDPTPVGFKYPNSAFAEYMSESDPYSRNVLIHRRPIGVLNVNQDIYYNVTYDDQSYDPDRWLNSWTYSTEPTGIDYSASRGIIERRYEYIKPDGTTVNGKLTRVQEMGAYTFRVAVKDEYGAWSDWAEAILWLDSPPANHAPFVDITSHTSTDMNNPSGAAGSNPLFTWNAVDYDADSRIVRSEIDVQYYYYNYYNNPQYQWVSQNNPVVARTHNSLSDGNVVSLNYSYPMTVQPNQTYKVRIRVQDEKGEWSGWSERYFAKGFPPTATLTYPNGSQSNPTPITSGFLQPSWNQSDPDTPTEYRTFQYRILDANGVQVKYNQYGNVYDAQRYGNYAHFCSYDSESNSWNDCDYYTIATTWNTHATEWFYLPYIQDQNGPFQVQVRVHDERYWSEWSNTGWFTTNRPPVASMTIPSGTQAAPTIFSELRPTFEWSQTDPDPGTTFTYFQMQITNEANDVLLLDSGQFYQGTNANVGNWMVNQELPAGQKLRVRVRVFDGATWSDYSAQTWFYINRAPAAEFDWTPKPVWEGEVVTSINTSFDPDGDVLTYAWKLEQPDGVTTTFSTKDFSHHYLVPGMYKVSLTVSDGRLSNTAVRMIAAMPLTIQSDVTYTDNWLILHEKSGHQTVSAPKDFYSGEIFIVSSKSSPAPVDEVTAWIDTTGLDGHALYVTERLVAAGGDATSFSGELFDAKFQSFAEGLPQGLQTIHFQIRYHNGVVKKEDIPVQIIGNVNKSVGVHRVQ; translated from the coding sequence ATGCCTTTAAATATACCGATATCCGTTGGTGGGCCGGCTATTCTTACAGCTCCTAAGGTAGGTAAGTATAGATTAACGGTAAAAACAAAGGAGGATTGGGGTTTAACGAATACCAGAAGCTATGTGGTTGATATCAAAAATGACTCTCCCGAAGTTTCGTTTACGGTCACAAGTGCGAATCCAGAACCTCCTTTGTTTCATACAACACTGGAAAATGAAATGCTAATGGCATATGGGGATCAGTGGCAAGGTTCATCTTTAACTAATCCTAATTTGAATAAAGTTAAGGATATTGGATTTACTTACAACACTGCTACCAATGGTTTAACATCTCATTATGGTAAACAGCCTTTTAATGGCCCTGCCACTGGGTTAACTATTACCCCTGAACAGTACCAAAAAACAAACTATAACGCTTGGCATACTTTCCCTGTTCCTCAGTTATTTAATACACAATTTTTGGGTAACAGATATGGAGTTGGTTCTATTGGTTCCATTCCATTTTTTGACGGGACTAATACTAGGATAGATGGAGGTTTGGGAAATACTTATGATTATGTACAACAAAAGTATATTCCTAATAAGCCTACACCGGATAATCCAGGCAAGTATCTAGCATATGATGCTAAAGGTGGAGCTTATTCAGTAGACTACAATGCCTACAATTATAACGATAATGATTATATTGAGACATGGACTATTTATCGTAAAACTGCTGATGGTACAGTATCTTGGAAACGTTCTGGTCAATACAACTATGATGGCTGTTCTGGTGACTGTTCTTCTAGTGAAAGTGGAGTAAGATCACCTCATCCTAACTTGAAACTAAACAATGATGGAACTAAGGTATCACTTGGAGGTACCTATTCCTACGGATGTTGGTGTGTAGTGACGACTTGGCTTGATGTAGAGACTGGTTTAGAAGTACCTGCGAATACAGTAACACCTGCTCCTACTCTAACGGGCATTTATGAGGACTCAGAAGTATATCTATATCGAGAACAACCAATGAATTTAACTACGGATACATATAGTTCTGGGAGTTGGGGTTCTAGTAGTAACCGAGCAGGAACGATTAGTGAATACTTTGTTTCTTATAATAAACAAACAGGTGTTACTAAAAAATTAGAAATATACAAAGATATCTACTTTAATAATCGTTCTAGGTATGAGGATGGCAGCGTAATACGAGGTGACGGTTCAGATAGTGATAGTTCAACCTTAGTCGATGTGAATTATTCTGTATCGGCTGATGGATATGTCTATATCGTTGATGGTATGAACAAAATCGTTGTTGCCGATAAGTATGCAAACCAACTCGCATCATATACGACCAAAGGAACTAGACCAACTAATACCTTCTCTCACGAACAAACGCTTCAAGAGAGGTTTAGATATACGGTATCCTCGGCAGGATTAAGTGCAGATGGAGAGTTTCAAGTCGTTCTTCAAGAAGAGCATTATAAGTTGAGAAGATGGAACTTCCAATGGACGTCTTGTGGTTCTTGTAGTGTAGGCAGCTATGTTTCTCACTATGATGAAGATGATAGTCAATCTGAACGTAAATTCTACTACTATAAGATAAATGGTGGAACGACTAGTCCTTCTAGCTACGCTTTAGCGGAAATTGGTCAAACCATGAAGAAGGATACGAGTGTTGCAGACGCAGATTACGTGTTCGATTTCTTACAATCAAGTGTGAATACGAATGTGAATGCCCCTTCGGGTTTAATCTTCAGGGCAACTAATAACAATACGATGTATCGATTAGAGTTTACAACAAACAAAATAAGCTTATCGAAGTTCGTTGGTGGTGTGCGTACCGAGTTACAGTCAACGCCAGTCTGGTTGTCTACGACCTCTTTTAACAACATGAAGGTTAGTGTTAGAGGTGGAAAAATAAAGGTACGGATGGGTACAGTTCCTATTATGGAAGTAACCGATCTTGCAATAACAGAAGGTACTTATGGATTTTTCATTGGTGGATATGGCTCTCACTTCCGTAATTTCTATGTCAAAGTGCCGATTGTAGACAACAATAAAATTAGCGATACCGGCATTGTGGGGGAAGAACTGACGTACTCTACGGAGTTTGTGGATCCTGAAAGTGACGATCATTTGATTAGTAAGGATAAATGGAAGTACGAGCAAACGAACTCGACGAAATTTTTAGATTCGGGGGATGGTAAAAGTGGACTTTCAGCCTACAATAATCAAACATTTAATGGAGATCCGATAAAAACACTAGATAAGGTAGGGGTTTATAAATTAACCTTTATTGGTGCAGATGATCCTACACCTGTTGGCTTTAAATATCCGAATTCAGCCTTTGCTGAGTACATGTCTGAATCTGACCCGTATTCTAGAAATGTATTGATCCATCGTAGACCTATAGGGGTTTTGAATGTAAATCAAGATATCTATTATAACGTAACTTACGATGATCAGAGCTATGATCCTGATCGTTGGTTAAACAGCTGGACTTACTCTACGGAACCAACTGGCATTGATTATTCGGCTTCTCGAGGAATAATTGAGCGAAGATATGAGTACATAAAACCAGATGGTACAACGGTAAATGGAAAATTAACGAGAGTACAAGAAATGGGGGCTTATACGTTTAGGGTAGCTGTTAAAGATGAATACGGTGCGTGGTCTGATTGGGCAGAAGCTATATTGTGGCTAGACTCACCACCTGCGAATCATGCGCCTTTTGTTGATATCACGAGCCATACAAGTACGGATATGAATAATCCGTCTGGAGCAGCAGGGAGTAATCCTTTATTTACTTGGAATGCGGTAGATTACGATGCTGATAGCCGAATTGTACGCTCGGAAATAGACGTGCAATACTACTATTACAACTACTACAACAATCCGCAATATCAATGGGTTAGTCAGAATAACCCCGTTGTTGCTAGAACGCATAATTCGCTTAGTGATGGTAACGTTGTTTCGTTGAATTATTCCTACCCGATGACCGTACAGCCTAATCAAACATATAAGGTGAGAATTAGAGTTCAGGATGAGAAGGGTGAATGGTCAGGCTGGTCTGAGAGATATTTCGCAAAGGGCTTTCCTCCAACCGCAACGTTGACATATCCGAATGGCTCACAGTCTAATCCTACACCTATCACTTCTGGATTTTTGCAACCTTCTTGGAATCAGAGTGACCCAGACACTCCTACGGAATATCGCACATTCCAATACCGTATTCTAGACGCTAATGGTGTTCAAGTTAAGTATAATCAGTATGGGAATGTGTACGATGCTCAAAGATACGGTAACTATGCACACTTTTGTAGTTATGATAGCGAAAGTAATTCTTGGAACGACTGCGATTACTATACAATCGCTACTACTTGGAATACTCATGCTACAGAGTGGTTTTATCTTCCTTACATCCAGGATCAAAATGGACCTTTCCAAGTTCAAGTAAGAGTTCACGATGAGAGATACTGGTCTGAATGGTCAAACACTGGTTGGTTCACAACCAATAGACCTCCAGTAGCCAGCATGACGATTCCGAGCGGGACGCAAGCTGCGCCTACCATTTTTTCCGAGCTGCGGCCTACTTTTGAATGGAGCCAAACCGATCCTGATCCGGGTACAACCTTCACTTATTTCCAAATGCAAATTACCAATGAGGCTAATGATGTATTGTTACTGGACTCAGGGCAGTTCTATCAGGGGACTAATGCAAACGTAGGGAATTGGATGGTCAATCAGGAGCTGCCAGCTGGTCAAAAACTCCGCGTCAGAGTCAGAGTATTTGATGGGGCTACTTGGTCAGATTATTCAGCCCAAACATGGTTTTATATCAATCGAGCGCCTGCAGCTGAATTTGATTGGACTCCAAAGCCGGTTTGGGAGGGAGAGGTAGTGACAAGCATCAATACCTCTTTCGACCCAGATGGTGATGTTCTAACTTATGCGTGGAAGTTAGAGCAGCCTGATGGGGTTACAACTACTTTTTCCACAAAGGATTTTTCGCATCACTACCTAGTGCCTGGTATGTATAAGGTGTCGTTAACTGTATCAGATGGACGTCTTTCCAATACCGCAGTTAGAATGATTGCTGCAATGCCCTTGACGATACAATCGGATGTAACTTATACAGACAACTGGTTGATTTTGCATGAAAAGAGCGGTCACCAAACAGTTTCGGCACCTAAGGACTTCTACTCTGGGGAAATTTTCATAGTTTCTAGCAAGAGTTCACCTGCTCCTGTGGACGAAGTGACAGCTTGGATTGATACGACAGGGTTAGATGGGCATGCGCTTTATGTGACTGAACGTTTAGTTGCAGCGGGAGGGGATGCGACCTCTTTTAGCGGAGAACTATTTGATGCGAAATTCCAGTCATTCGCGGAGGGCTTGCCTCAAGGGCTGCAAACCATTCATTTTCAAATTCGTTACCACAACGGTGTTGTGAAAAAGGAGGACATTCCTGTCCAAATCATTGGCAATGTCAATAAGTCAGTCGGAGTTCATAGGGTTCAATAA
- a CDS encoding Cof-type HAD-IIB family hydrolase has protein sequence MKYRLIALDVDGTLLNDEHELTERTIETIQEVHDQGCHIVLCTGRAPASTLPILQQLGLEGTMITHNGAATVHADERGQTLVNEFAFTHPEIEPMLDYVRREGIHFDVCTSFNMYIERISEYEKQMYQKFLINPKLVTDVSELGLPIVKFTLFSQHDLDRVQKEWEEQRLYGHLRMIRSGDLFIDVMSAKANKGNALKALAASLEIDPSEIMAIGNYYNDLEMMEFAGLGIAVENSPEGVKEAADAVTSSNNDEGVREAILKYCL, from the coding sequence TTGAAATATCGATTAATAGCACTGGATGTAGACGGAACTCTTTTAAATGATGAGCATGAATTAACAGAACGCACGATTGAAACGATTCAAGAGGTACATGATCAAGGGTGTCACATTGTGTTATGTACCGGAAGAGCTCCAGCGAGCACGCTTCCAATCCTACAACAACTTGGGCTTGAGGGAACGATGATTACACACAATGGCGCGGCGACAGTTCACGCGGATGAACGGGGCCAGACGTTAGTCAATGAGTTTGCTTTTACGCATCCTGAAATTGAGCCTATGTTGGATTATGTGCGGAGAGAAGGTATTCATTTTGATGTATGTACCTCTTTTAACATGTATATTGAACGGATCAGCGAGTACGAAAAACAGATGTATCAAAAGTTTCTGATTAACCCCAAACTCGTAACAGATGTCTCGGAGCTGGGGCTGCCGATTGTGAAATTTACACTTTTTAGCCAGCATGATTTGGATCGCGTTCAAAAGGAATGGGAAGAACAGAGGCTATACGGTCATTTGCGGATGATTCGCAGTGGCGACCTCTTTATTGATGTGATGAGTGCAAAGGCCAATAAGGGCAACGCTTTGAAAGCTTTGGCTGCTTCATTAGAGATTGATCCTAGTGAGATTATGGCTATCGGCAACTACTATAATGATCTCGAAATGATGGAATTTGCAGGACTCGGCATCGCTGTGGAGAATTCGCCAGAAGGTGTGAAAGAAGCAGCGGATGCGGTAACATCTTCTAATAATGACGAGGGTGTGCGTGAGGCTATCTTGAAATATTGTTTATAA
- a CDS encoding radical SAM protein, protein MRDIRIPMVEIFETVEGEGTRAGFPTVFVRLFGCNLRCTWCDTKYSYPPAEAENVMTIAEIISKVQTYRSRHICLTGGEPLLYGEKSLALIDALAELEQVDDLHIETNGAIDLALFVERVASPKVRYIMDFKLPDSGEMGQMIMSNFALLREQDELKFVIGSEHDFRTAVEVLEQHPTKAQPMFSPVWETMPPRKLVELMLDAGLSKVKLNMQLHKIIWDPAMRGV, encoded by the coding sequence ATGCGAGATATCCGCATTCCGATGGTCGAGATCTTCGAGACGGTTGAAGGCGAAGGGACCCGTGCCGGGTTCCCGACGGTCTTCGTCCGTCTTTTTGGTTGCAACCTGCGCTGTACCTGGTGTGATACCAAGTACAGCTACCCGCCCGCGGAAGCGGAGAACGTCATGACCATTGCTGAAATTATCAGCAAGGTCCAGACGTATCGCTCCCGGCATATTTGCCTAACCGGCGGCGAACCGCTCCTGTACGGCGAGAAGTCACTCGCGTTAATCGACGCGCTCGCTGAACTGGAGCAGGTCGATGACCTGCATATCGAGACGAACGGCGCGATCGATCTCGCACTGTTCGTGGAGCGTGTCGCATCGCCGAAGGTGCGATACATCATGGACTTTAAGCTGCCCGACTCTGGCGAGATGGGGCAGATGATCATGAGCAATTTCGCCCTGCTGCGCGAGCAGGACGAGTTGAAGTTCGTCATCGGCAGCGAGCATGACTTCCGCACCGCGGTGGAAGTGCTTGAGCAGCACCCGACGAAAGCGCAGCCGATGTTCAGCCCGGTGTGGGAGACCATGCCGCCGCGCAAGCTCGTCGAGCTCATGCTTGACGCAGGGTTGTCCAAGGTGAAGCTGAACATGCAGCTGCATAAGATCATTTGGGATCCAGCGATGCGCGGCGTTTAA
- a CDS encoding nitroreductase family protein, whose product MSTEVKSEVLKVLEERHSVKQYQAGHKMPKADLEQLLTSTSQAPSSWNLQHWKLLVIEDQAQKEKLLPIAYGQKQIVESSVVIAILGDLEANKNTELVFGPAVEAGHMTKELYDTLAGQIEGAYQSPQVARDEAIRNASLAAMQLMIAAKALGYDTCPMGGYDAAKFVEAFNVPARYVPVMLISVGLAATPARSAGRLPLDQIIVSNSF is encoded by the coding sequence ATGAGTACAGAAGTTAAATCCGAAGTTCTTAAAGTTTTAGAAGAGCGTCATTCCGTAAAGCAATATCAAGCTGGGCACAAAATGCCGAAAGCCGATTTGGAACAGCTTTTGACGTCCACGTCACAAGCACCATCTTCATGGAACCTTCAACACTGGAAGCTTCTAGTTATTGAAGATCAAGCTCAAAAAGAGAAATTGCTTCCTATCGCATATGGACAAAAGCAAATCGTAGAAAGCTCCGTTGTTATCGCTATTCTAGGCGATCTCGAAGCTAACAAAAACACAGAACTCGTTTTTGGTCCAGCAGTTGAAGCTGGCCACATGACAAAAGAATTATATGACACTCTTGCCGGACAAATCGAAGGCGCATATCAATCCCCACAAGTTGCTCGTGACGAAGCTATTCGTAACGCTTCCTTAGCAGCTATGCAGCTAATGATTGCTGCTAAAGCACTTGGCTATGACACATGCCCAATGGGTGGTTATGATGCTGCCAAATTCGTTGAAGCTTTCAACGTTCCAGCACGTTATGTACCTGTTATGCTGATTAGCGTAGGCTTGGCTGCTACCCCTGCTAGATCCGCAGGTCGCCTTCCTTTGGATCAAATCATCGTTTCCAACTCTTTTTAA
- the queD gene encoding 6-carboxytetrahydropterin synthase QueD, whose amino-acid sequence MSYDIPRDVQMLGRDIQENQLKYHHKSVLISKEFTFDSAHHLHCYEGKCKNLHGHTYKLQVIMRGKVDSRGIAIDFGDIKRIAKERVVDRLDHKYLNDVLPAMNTTAENMVVWMYEEIHQALLEEQLYPAIMLEEIRLWETPTSYAAITRSMMEEDV is encoded by the coding sequence ATGAGCTACGATATCCCCAGAGATGTGCAAATGTTGGGGCGTGACATCCAAGAGAACCAATTAAAATATCATCACAAATCCGTTTTGATTTCCAAAGAATTTACGTTTGACAGTGCGCATCATTTGCATTGTTATGAGGGAAAATGTAAAAATCTGCACGGACATACCTATAAGCTGCAAGTTATTATGCGCGGAAAAGTGGATAGCCGGGGGATCGCTATAGATTTTGGTGATATTAAACGTATTGCAAAAGAACGTGTCGTTGACCGATTGGACCATAAATATTTGAATGATGTGCTGCCTGCTATGAATACAACCGCTGAAAATATGGTCGTCTGGATGTATGAGGAAATTCATCAAGCTTTGCTTGAAGAACAACTTTATCCAGCGATCATGCTGGAAGAAATCCGGCTGTGGGAAACGCCGACTAGTTATGCGGCCATCACACGCTCGATGATGGAGGAGGATGTGTAA
- a CDS encoding CARDB domain-containing protein — protein sequence MRSLISRIVLILLISQLIAPFIDSFPASAASSKTLYYDYEQGLFKEYFVDTQYSALASKQINKDISPFLSGTITSVKIFNNGTELACSSCFMGSTINIASLNGIEIPVYGISETKPGHQIYRQPPGIIWEHMGEETPAVEFNGVYGNPSPYPGRIPTAGRYRYTAMPFDYRVIGGTINGPDLRYNYDTDQYKISGQSDSPASGDGIKDFSKEGWAVTTAYEVVRPNRWFLDESSVSLKLGSPEITDGDKLVQSAIAIVGAEQHPDSQAIPLSYGKGKTDGQGMIRTMLALDDSVGPTDYEELDAITGGQTPPYGLLRNYHMYAIGKWKGETYKYQTHIEVTFVPPDKPDLASISIDAGACVLSNVSTNLTIKFKNSGVSISSGTSFQVTLAADGTVFKTFSYTSGFTSGETKTEIIPYTFSSMKSITLAVDSNDVVSETTASNNILTQIITPQASCTPSGGNFSGTTSADKPSIPWKDSNLIKADWTIPSGCTPVRGRFILSQTTGAYIQYGWSSLSSTSVSDMSIFAYGMMGFTGYPGNITSGEVVIEYKLEDSCGGTSYFYEGKFTVGPKPPNRPPQFEIGWFADADYYSRTPISDSIVGDKLNVRLLPEIAPNHYDPDDDIVTFEWLFPSSSSNWIKSFPSMGYLKGEDKLTWLTASTAGDHTITAKMCDDKGACTQKDATITIMRPEPLPCINVPNRVVQNRPLAANAINGACSKPAKNRTITEYFWTNNLPVYPNVGIETVTLEVKDNYGVRSLPENIAIKNINVVEDKPPVAVINLPIFCCKRKCSVQGFILQSRWRCNRRNVNYICVR from the coding sequence TTGCGAAGCTTAATCTCGAGGATCGTTTTAATTTTATTAATATCACAGTTAATTGCACCTTTTATTGATAGTTTCCCAGCGAGTGCTGCTAGCTCCAAAACTTTGTATTATGATTATGAACAAGGATTATTTAAGGAGTATTTTGTGGATACACAGTATTCTGCCTTAGCGTCAAAGCAGATAAATAAGGATATTAGTCCTTTTTTATCTGGTACTATTACTTCCGTAAAAATATTTAATAATGGAACAGAACTAGCATGTTCGAGCTGTTTTATGGGTTCCACAATTAATATAGCATCCTTAAATGGGATCGAAATTCCTGTATATGGTATATCTGAAACAAAACCAGGACACCAAATTTATAGACAACCTCCAGGAATTATATGGGAACACATGGGTGAAGAGACTCCTGCTGTTGAGTTTAACGGCGTATACGGAAATCCTTCTCCCTATCCTGGTCGTATACCTACTGCAGGAAGATATAGGTATACAGCAATGCCTTTCGATTATCGTGTTATTGGAGGTACAATAAATGGACCAGATTTACGTTATAACTATGATACAGATCAATACAAAATTTCAGGTCAATCTGATTCACCTGCAAGCGGAGATGGTATAAAAGATTTTAGTAAAGAAGGGTGGGCAGTTACAACTGCTTATGAGGTAGTTCGACCCAATCGTTGGTTTTTGGATGAGTCTTCTGTCTCACTAAAACTCGGATCACCTGAAATAACAGATGGCGATAAGTTAGTCCAGAGTGCCATCGCAATTGTTGGAGCTGAACAGCATCCAGATTCACAGGCAATTCCGTTATCATATGGAAAAGGGAAAACAGACGGCCAAGGGATGATCAGAACAATGCTAGCCCTTGACGATTCAGTGGGTCCTACAGACTATGAAGAACTGGATGCAATCACGGGGGGCCAAACACCACCATATGGTCTATTACGTAATTACCACATGTACGCTATCGGCAAATGGAAAGGCGAAACCTACAAGTACCAAACCCACATAGAAGTCACTTTTGTTCCACCCGACAAACCCGATCTAGCATCCATATCCATCGACGCAGGCGCTTGCGTACTATCAAATGTTAGCACCAACCTCACCATCAAGTTCAAAAACTCCGGAGTATCCATCTCAAGTGGAACATCCTTCCAAGTAACCCTAGCCGCAGACGGCACAGTGTTCAAAACTTTTTCCTACACATCTGGTTTTACCTCAGGAGAGACCAAAACCGAGATTATCCCCTACACCTTCAGCAGTATGAAAAGCATCACGCTAGCCGTTGACTCCAATGACGTTGTCTCAGAAACAACTGCCTCTAATAACATACTTACTCAGATCATTACTCCCCAAGCCAGCTGTACACCAAGCGGTGGAAACTTTAGCGGAACTACCTCAGCCGATAAGCCCTCAATTCCTTGGAAAGATTCCAACCTCATTAAAGCAGATTGGACGATTCCCTCTGGTTGTACACCTGTTAGAGGTAGGTTCATTTTATCCCAAACTACGGGTGCATATATTCAGTACGGTTGGAGTTCGCTAAGTAGTACTTCTGTGAGTGATATGTCCATTTTTGCTTATGGGATGATGGGTTTTACGGGTTATCCAGGCAATATTACAAGCGGCGAAGTAGTTATTGAATATAAGCTTGAGGATAGTTGTGGGGGAACTTCATATTTCTATGAAGGCAAGTTTACAGTTGGTCCAAAACCTCCGAATAGACCACCTCAATTTGAGATTGGATGGTTTGCTGATGCTGATTACTATAGTAGGACTCCTATATCCGATTCCATTGTTGGTGATAAATTAAATGTAAGGTTGTTGCCAGAAATTGCACCTAACCACTACGATCCTGACGATGATATCGTAACTTTCGAGTGGTTATTTCCAAGCAGCTCAAGTAATTGGATCAAGAGCTTTCCTTCTATGGGTTATCTAAAGGGTGAGGATAAGCTTACATGGTTAACGGCATCGACAGCCGGTGACCATACTATAACTGCGAAAATGTGTGATGATAAGGGAGCTTGTACACAAAAGGATGCAACCATAACTATCATGCGTCCTGAGCCTTTACCCTGTATTAACGTACCAAACCGTGTCGTACAAAACCGCCCACTTGCAGCTAATGCGATAAATGGAGCTTGCAGCAAACCAGCTAAGAACAGAACGATAACGGAGTATTTTTGGACGAATAATCTCCCCGTTTATCCCAATGTCGGTATAGAGACTGTAACCTTAGAAGTAAAGGACAATTACGGAGTACGCAGCTTGCCGGAAAACATAGCAATTAAAAACATAAACGTTGTAGAGGATAAACCTCCAGTAGCTGTTATCAACCTACCAATCTTTTGCTGTAAGAGGAAATGTTCAGTTCAGGGATTTATCTTACAGTCCCGATGGAGATGTAATCGTAGAAACGTCAATTACATATGTGTACGATAG